The region GCCTGAAGGGATTACACGAAATCCCAGCTCACGACCCCGCTGTGCGGTTTGTCCCCATTCCCGATGTCCGTATGGCCCGCCTTCAGTGCCCGGTTCGGGTGGACGGCGAACCGTGACCCACCTCGTCACCGCTCGGCCCATGGCTTGTTTCGCACAGAGGAGGGGTGTTGGGCAGGTTCGCTGTCCACATGGGCCCTTTGCCGATTGCAGTTCAGCCGCCGAGCGGTGCGTAGTGATTGGCGGCGGAGCGCCGGGGCAGCAGCCACTAGCCGGCGAGCATGCCCGGACAGAGGGTCCAGAGCGGCTTCGGATGCCGGCAGACGGTCAGTCGGCGGTCTCGCGGCGGATCAGCCGTACTTCTTCGATGTCGAGACGGGTCTGCATCTGCTGCAGGACGCTGTCGTCGGTGCGCTGTTCGTCGCGGAGGCGGATCAGGATGCCGCGTTTGTGGGTGAGCAGGGCCAGGCGCAGGGCGGTGTAGTCCCGCGCGTGCAGTGCCGCCGGCTCGCCCTTGTCGGCCTGCAGGACCTCCAGGTGGGTCTCGTACTCCTGACGAAGGCGATCGGCGGCCTCGGGTGTGGTGTCGAGGGTCGTGGCGAGTTTCGGGAGGACGGCGAGGGCTTCCGCGGTGGTGGTCTCCGTGAGGTGGCGTTCCTCTTCGAGGGAGGTGTCGTGGGGGAGGCGGGCCAGCGGACTACGCCGGGCAGCAGGAGTCTCTGGAGCAGGGTAACGACGATGACCCCGCAGGTGACGAAGATGATCGCGTCGCGGTCGGGGAACGGTTCACCCGAGTCGAGTGCGGTGGGCACCGAGAGGACCATGGCGAGCGAGACGGCGCCGCGGAAGCCCGACAGCGCGCTGACCACGCGGGCGCGGTGGGTGCTGCGGCGCAGTTTCTGGCTGGGACTGCGGTCGAGGGCACGGATCGTGTAGATGCTGGTGACCAGGAAGACGAAGCGTACGACGACGAGGGTCACGGAGATGGCCGCGATGGCGGCCAGCGCGCGGCCGAGGTCGGAGGCGCTCAGGTCGCGTACGGCCGTCCGCACCTCGAGTCCGACGAGGACGAACAGGGTGCCGTTGAGGAGGAAGGTGGCCAGGGACCAGAACTCCTCGGTCTGGCGGCGCTGGTGGGCATGGCCGAGGCGGGGTCCGGCCTGGCTCATGATGAGCCCGCACGCGATGACGGCCAGGACCCCGGAGGCCTCGATGGACTCGGCGAACGGATACGCCGTGAAGGGGATGAGGAGGATCGCGGTGTTCTCCGCCAGAGGCGCGTCCACACGTCGGCGGACCTGGATGCCGACCCATGCGGTCAGCGCTCCTGCCGCGGCTCCGCCGACGTACGAGAGGAGGAAGAGACCCAGGACGTGCGGCACGGAGAAGTGCTCCTCGCCGACGGCGATGCCGACGGTGAGGCCGTAGACGACCAGGGCGGTGCCGTCGTTGATCAGGCTCTCGGCGCGCAGTTGCGTGACGTTTCGGCGGGGCAGCAGGCGGGCGACCACACCGAGCGCGGTGGCGTCGCTGGGTGCGACGGACACGCCGAGCACCCAGGTCGCGCCCCAGGACAGGCCCAGTTCATGGGCGACGACCGCGACCACGGCGGCCGTCAGGATGACGAGCAGGGTGCTCACGAGCACGATGCCACGCAGGTCCCGGCGGATCTGCCGCAGCGATGTGGTGACGCTCTCCCAGTACACGAGCGCCGGAAGGAAGAGAAGCAGAACCACGTCC is a window of Streptomyces mirabilis DNA encoding:
- a CDS encoding Na+/H+ antiporter, which gives rise to MLGLELLVAVGLAILVGTVTSGRLRVPEPLLLLTLGVIIGFVPALRRVQFSPDVVLLLFLPALVYWESVTTSLRQIRRDLRGIVLVSTLLVILTAAVVAVVAHELGLSWGATWVLGVSVAPSDATALGVVARLLPRRNVTQLRAESLINDGTALVVYGLTVGIAVGEEHFSVPHVLGLFLLSYVGGAAAGALTAWVGIQVRRRVDAPLAENTAILLIPFTAYPFAESIEASGVLAVIACGLIMSQAGPRLGHAHQRRQTEEFWSLATFLLNGTLFVLVGLEVRTAVRDLSASDLGRALAAIAAISVTLVVVRFVFLVTSIYTIRALDRSPSQKLRRSTHRARVVSALSGFRGAVSLAMVLSVPTALDSGEPFPDRDAIIFVTCGVIVVTLLQRLLLPGVVRWPASPTTPPSKRNATSRRPPPRKPSPSSRNSPRPSTPHPRPPIAFVRSTRPTWRSCRPTRASRRHCTRGTTPPCAWPCSPTNAAS